A genomic window from Streptomyces mirabilis includes:
- a CDS encoding ABC transporter permease subunit, whose translation MLFPVYWMLNVSLTPQQDMRKSPPDLFPLHPTFEGYRAVLHDQMPYLGTSLLIGLGTVAATLVLAAPAGYSLAKLRPRGGGVMGLALLVAQMIPGIVMAMGFYGIFLNLGLLNSWWGLIIADSTIAVPFGVMIFTAFMSGIPDELTAAARIDGAGTWRTFWSVVLPVSRNAVVTVSLFSFLWAWSDFVFANTLDGGGDLRPITLGIYRYIGNNNQEWNAIMATAVVASVPAAVLLVLAQRYVAAGVTAGAVKD comes from the coding sequence ATGCTGTTCCCGGTGTACTGGATGCTGAACGTGTCCCTCACTCCGCAGCAGGACATGCGCAAGTCCCCGCCCGACCTGTTCCCGCTGCACCCCACGTTCGAGGGCTACCGGGCCGTGCTGCACGACCAGATGCCCTATCTCGGCACCAGTCTGCTGATCGGCCTCGGCACGGTCGCCGCCACCCTCGTCCTCGCCGCGCCGGCCGGCTACTCACTGGCGAAACTCCGCCCCCGCGGCGGCGGCGTCATGGGCCTCGCCCTCCTCGTCGCCCAGATGATCCCCGGCATCGTCATGGCGATGGGGTTCTACGGGATCTTCCTCAACCTCGGCCTGCTGAACTCCTGGTGGGGCCTGATCATCGCGGACTCCACCATCGCCGTGCCCTTCGGCGTCATGATCTTCACGGCGTTCATGTCGGGCATCCCCGACGAGCTCACCGCCGCCGCGCGCATCGACGGCGCGGGTACCTGGCGCACCTTCTGGTCCGTCGTCCTGCCGGTGAGCCGCAACGCCGTGGTCACCGTCTCGCTGTTCAGCTTCCTGTGGGCCTGGTCCGACTTCGTCTTCGCCAACACCCTCGACGGCGGTGGCGATCTTCGCCCGATCACCCTCGGCATCTACCGCTACATCGGCAACAACAACCAGGAATGGAACGCGATCATGGCCACCGCCGTCGTCGCGTCCGTACCCGCCGCCGTCCTGCTCGTCCTCGCGCAGCGGTACGTGGCCGCCGGGGTCACCGCGGGCGCGGTCAAGGACTGA
- a CDS encoding RICIN domain-containing protein yields the protein MPVPSCQPRTPRRPFDRTAAAVLATALAAAATALTGTPAQAAPTTSTTLVVNAAQTLRSVTHVATGSLYGLADASTPADSLVQPLKPNTFVQMAPGGHQLPNGEPSPAGDSLVVAPKAARAGAKVVVRMPDWYPDFPYKWVSWNDWLSAVDTQVASVKSSGAGNISAYELWNEPDWTWDTTNAGAFDAGWARTYKEVRAKDTATPIQGPSYSAWNQSWMSQFLTDAKASGTVPDVIAWHELQGSKDIAAHVSAYRSLESGLGISPRPISIEEYATPSEMGIPGALVGYVAKFERAGVHDAELAFWNHYGTLGDTLTDTGGSPNGSYWLYKWYGDMSGNMLTTTPPAQTSIDGAASLTGDGRQISVIFGGGTGSTAVTVNGLGSLPAFGGTVHVKLEYTPSKGRTTAVSAPYTISESDYPVSNGSLTVPVAMNASDGYHLVVTPSGTSTSLAGRYQISNKNSGLALDTQSAGTAQGTAVVQATSTTGTDQNWTLVSAGSGLYKIVNQASGLLLGINGMSTAAGGTALIWGDNGTADHLWQLIPADNGSYKIANYNSGLPLGVTNMSTSAGAQVLQWDDNGTADHLWKLTSR from the coding sequence ATGCCTGTTCCGAGCTGTCAACCACGCACGCCCAGAAGGCCGTTCGACCGCACGGCCGCCGCCGTCCTCGCGACGGCCCTGGCCGCCGCCGCGACCGCCCTCACCGGCACACCCGCCCAGGCGGCCCCCACCACGTCCACGACCCTGGTCGTCAACGCCGCCCAGACCCTGCGGTCCGTCACCCATGTCGCCACGGGCAGCCTCTACGGCCTCGCCGACGCGAGCACCCCGGCCGACAGCCTCGTCCAGCCGCTGAAGCCGAACACCTTCGTCCAGATGGCACCCGGCGGCCACCAGTTGCCCAACGGTGAACCGAGCCCCGCCGGAGACTCCCTGGTCGTCGCTCCCAAGGCGGCCAGGGCGGGTGCGAAGGTCGTCGTCCGGATGCCCGACTGGTACCCCGACTTCCCCTACAAGTGGGTGAGCTGGAACGACTGGCTGTCCGCCGTCGACACCCAGGTCGCCTCGGTCAAGTCCTCCGGCGCCGGGAACATCAGCGCGTACGAGTTGTGGAACGAGCCCGACTGGACCTGGGACACCACCAACGCCGGTGCCTTCGACGCGGGTTGGGCACGGACGTACAAGGAGGTACGTGCCAAGGACACCGCCACTCCCATCCAGGGCCCCAGCTACTCGGCGTGGAACCAGAGCTGGATGAGCCAGTTCCTCACCGACGCCAAGGCCAGTGGCACCGTCCCGGACGTCATCGCCTGGCACGAGCTCCAGGGCAGCAAGGACATCGCCGCGCACGTCTCCGCCTACCGCTCCCTGGAGAGCGGCCTCGGCATCAGCCCGCGGCCGATCTCCATCGAGGAGTACGCGACACCGAGCGAGATGGGCATACCGGGCGCTCTCGTCGGTTACGTCGCCAAGTTCGAGCGGGCGGGCGTCCACGACGCGGAACTCGCCTTCTGGAACCACTACGGAACCCTGGGCGACACCCTCACCGACACCGGCGGATCGCCCAACGGCTCGTACTGGCTCTACAAGTGGTACGGCGACATGTCCGGGAACATGCTCACCACCACTCCCCCGGCGCAGACCAGCATCGACGGCGCCGCCTCGCTCACCGGTGACGGCCGGCAGATCAGCGTGATCTTCGGCGGAGGCACCGGTTCGACCGCCGTCACGGTCAACGGACTCGGCTCCCTGCCCGCCTTCGGCGGCACGGTCCACGTCAAACTGGAATACACCCCGTCCAAGGGCCGCACCACGGCCGTCTCCGCCCCGTACACCATCTCCGAGAGCGACTATCCGGTCAGCAACGGCTCCCTCACCGTCCCTGTCGCGATGAACGCGTCCGACGGCTACCACCTGGTCGTCACGCCCAGCGGGACGTCCACCTCGCTCGCCGGGCGCTATCAGATCAGCAACAAGAACAGCGGGCTCGCGCTGGACACACAGAGCGCGGGCACCGCACAGGGCACCGCCGTCGTCCAGGCCACCTCGACCACCGGCACCGACCAGAACTGGACGCTGGTGTCGGCGGGTTCGGGCCTCTACAAGATCGTGAACCAGGCCAGTGGTCTGCTGCTCGGCATCAACGGCATGAGCACCGCCGCCGGAGGTACGGCTCTGATCTGGGGCGACAACGGCACCGCCGACCACCTCTGGCAACTGATCCCCGCCGACAACGGCTCCTACAAGATCGCCAACTACAACAGCGGCCTCCCGCTCGGGGTCACCAACATGAGCACCTCTGCCGGCGCCCAGGTTCTCCAGTGGGACGACAACGGCACCGCCGACCATCTGTGGAAACTCACCTCGCGCTGA
- a CDS encoding acyltransferase, whose amino-acid sequence MSKSSFAEPEQSESPVRSKTHHREVTHPGPLPSLTGLRWVAALLVFCLHTRNLGYFNGQARHFADWGFGAGSTGVSFFFLLSGFVLGWSARSDDRPTAFWRRRFARLYPVHLVTACIAVFVMGMGKPAGSAANLLLVHSWWHPWWQTLDPVSWSLACEAFFYATFPAFALLLRHAGALTATALAGASVLTVLILTRADLHLGVGRTLYSFPAARLPEFVLGVAVARLVLLGRWRGPGLEASVALTIIGYFLVSQVGGSYACVACTLVGFTCLIPAAALADVRGLPSLWRHPALVRLGELSFAFYMVHLLVLRAGQHLFKPSPIGALTAFGMSLALAWLLYEYVEVPARRWLLRPFLRSLRRTPVSR is encoded by the coding sequence GTGAGCAAGTCTTCCTTCGCCGAGCCGGAGCAATCCGAATCGCCGGTCCGATCGAAGACTCACCACCGCGAGGTGACCCACCCCGGTCCACTGCCCTCCCTCACCGGTCTGCGCTGGGTGGCGGCCCTTCTCGTCTTCTGCCTGCACACCCGCAATCTGGGCTACTTCAACGGGCAGGCCCGTCACTTCGCCGACTGGGGCTTCGGGGCGGGCTCCACCGGGGTCTCCTTCTTCTTTCTGCTCTCCGGCTTCGTCCTCGGCTGGTCCGCCCGGTCCGACGACCGCCCCACGGCCTTCTGGCGCCGCCGCTTCGCCCGCCTCTACCCCGTCCACCTGGTCACGGCCTGTATCGCGGTGTTCGTCATGGGCATGGGCAAGCCGGCCGGCAGCGCGGCGAATCTGCTTCTCGTGCACTCCTGGTGGCACCCGTGGTGGCAGACACTCGACCCCGTCAGCTGGTCGCTCGCGTGCGAGGCGTTCTTCTACGCGACCTTCCCCGCGTTCGCCCTGCTGCTGCGGCACGCCGGGGCCCTCACCGCGACCGCGCTCGCCGGCGCGAGCGTCCTGACCGTGCTCATCCTGACCCGGGCGGACCTGCATCTGGGGGTCGGCCGCACCCTGTACTCCTTCCCCGCCGCCCGGCTGCCGGAGTTCGTCCTCGGCGTCGCCGTCGCCCGCCTCGTGCTCCTCGGCCGCTGGCGCGGCCCCGGCCTGGAGGCGTCGGTGGCCCTGACGATCATCGGCTACTTCCTGGTCTCCCAGGTCGGCGGATCGTACGCCTGCGTCGCCTGCACCTTGGTCGGTTTCACCTGCCTGATCCCCGCGGCCGCCCTGGCCGACGTACGCGGCCTGCCCAGCTTGTGGCGGCATCCGGCCCTCGTCCGACTGGGTGAACTCTCCTTCGCCTTCTACATGGTCCACCTGCTCGTGCTGCGCGCGGGGCAGCACCTGTTCAAACCGTCGCCGATCGGCGCGCTCACCGCCTTCGGGATGTCCCTGGCCCTCGCCTGGCTCCTGTACGAGTACGTGGAGGTACCCGCCCGGCGATGGCTTCTGCGGCCCTTCCTGAGATCCCTGCGACGCACCCCGGTGTCGCGTTGA
- a CDS encoding cytochrome P450, translating to MSAVGSFPLGAATTLAELAADPHPRLARLRAHEPVSWLPELDGWLVTRRDLALNVMRDPATFTVDDPRFSTAQVVGPSMLSLDGDEHARHREPFTAPFRPREVRVGFASFIERETERLITALEPAGAVELRRAFAGPLAVAVVTEALGLVGTTADTVLSWYDSIVRSVSDITAGHEAAPAGAEAYARLRAAVEATVSDPGTASLLGSAAERLALPEVASNAAVLMFGGIETTEAMITNALLHLLRHPGQLALVRDDDGLLDGAIEESLRLEPGAAVVDRYATRDTVLGPATIRRGELVTVSLAGANRDPAVFPDPDRFDVRRENARLQLAFAHGPHYCLAAHLARLETRIALQRLLERLPALRFDPARPAAPQGLVFRKPPTLHVLWDSPA from the coding sequence ATGAGCGCGGTCGGCTCCTTCCCGCTCGGTGCCGCGACCACGCTCGCCGAACTCGCCGCGGATCCGCATCCGCGGCTGGCGCGACTCCGTGCCCACGAGCCCGTTTCCTGGCTGCCCGAGCTGGACGGCTGGCTGGTGACCCGCCGCGATCTGGCGCTGAACGTGATGCGCGACCCCGCGACCTTCACCGTCGACGACCCCCGGTTCTCCACCGCACAGGTCGTCGGTCCGAGCATGCTGTCCCTGGACGGTGACGAGCACGCACGCCACCGGGAGCCCTTCACCGCTCCCTTCCGCCCCAGGGAAGTACGCGTCGGCTTCGCCTCGTTCATCGAGCGGGAGACCGAGCGGCTCATCACCGCGCTGGAACCGGCGGGCGCCGTCGAACTGCGGCGCGCCTTCGCCGGCCCGCTCGCCGTCGCCGTCGTGACCGAGGCGCTCGGGCTGGTCGGCACCACCGCGGACACGGTGCTCTCCTGGTACGACTCCATCGTCCGGTCGGTCTCGGACATCACCGCAGGACACGAGGCGGCACCCGCGGGCGCCGAGGCGTACGCGCGGCTGAGGGCCGCCGTCGAGGCCACCGTCTCCGACCCGGGTACGGCGTCGCTCCTCGGCTCCGCCGCCGAGCGGCTGGCGCTGCCCGAAGTGGCGTCCAACGCCGCGGTGCTGATGTTCGGTGGGATAGAGACCACCGAGGCGATGATCACCAACGCGTTGCTGCACCTGCTGCGACACCCCGGCCAACTCGCCCTCGTCCGTGATGACGACGGCCTGCTGGACGGCGCGATCGAGGAATCGCTGCGCCTCGAACCGGGAGCGGCGGTCGTGGACCGCTACGCCACCCGTGACACCGTCCTCGGCCCGGCCACGATCCGCCGGGGTGAACTGGTCACCGTGTCCCTGGCCGGCGCCAACCGCGACCCGGCCGTCTTCCCCGATCCCGATCGGTTCGACGTCCGCCGCGAGAACGCGCGCCTCCAGCTGGCCTTCGCGCACGGCCCGCACTACTGCCTTGCCGCGCACCTCGCCCGACTGGAGACCCGGATCGCCCTTCAGCGCCTGCTCGAACGCCTCCCCGCCCTGCGTTTCGACCCGGCCCGTCCGGCCGCTCCGCAGGGGCTGGTCTTCCGCAAGCCGCCCACCCTGCATGTCCTGTGGGACAGCCCCGCCTGA
- a CDS encoding methylmalonyl-CoA mutase subunit beta, with protein sequence MTVLPDDGLSLAAEFPDATHEQWQRLVEGVLRKSGKEVSGAAAEDALSTTLEDGLRARPLYTADDSAPDPGLPGFAPFVRGGRPEGNTLGGWDVRQQHTAADGAAVLGDLENGVTSLWLVAGADGIPVSSLDRVLDGVYLDLAPVVLDAGRDVEPAARELLRLYQERGVAKEAARGNLGADPLGHEARTGDGGFDFAPVAALAGLCAEEYPGLRALTVDALPYHEAGGSAAQELGSSLATGVAYLRELTEAGLSVQQAVAQLEFRYAATADQFLTIAKLRAARRLWARVTEVCGTPGGQVQHAVTSPVMMSRRDPWVNMLRTTVATLAAGVGGADAVTVLPFDHALGLPDAFARRIARNTSTILVEESHLSRVIDPAGGSWYVERLTDELAHAGWEFFQWIEREGGQAAALRSGRLGEDLARTWEARSAKLAKRREPVTGVSEFPNLAERLVERAPAPVPPSGGLPRVRRDEAFEALRARSDAHLAATGSRPRIFLAALGPAAAHTARLTFASNLFQAGGIEPVTVGAFEDSGATEVCLCSSDTLYEERAAEVAGELKATGAGHVFLAGRPGQYPDVDAYVFAGCDAVAVLSATLDRMGVS encoded by the coding sequence ATGACGGTCCTGCCTGACGACGGGCTCTCGCTGGCCGCCGAGTTCCCTGACGCGACCCATGAGCAGTGGCAACGCCTGGTTGAAGGCGTCCTGCGCAAGTCGGGCAAGGAAGTCTCGGGCGCGGCAGCGGAAGACGCCCTGTCCACCACGCTGGAGGACGGGCTGCGCGCCCGCCCCCTGTACACCGCGGACGACTCCGCGCCCGATCCCGGCCTGCCCGGTTTCGCTCCCTTCGTACGGGGCGGACGCCCCGAGGGCAACACCCTCGGCGGCTGGGACGTACGACAGCAGCACACGGCCGCCGACGGCGCTGCGGTCCTCGGGGACCTGGAGAACGGCGTCACCTCGCTCTGGCTGGTCGCCGGTGCGGACGGCATTCCGGTGTCCTCGCTCGACCGGGTCCTCGACGGCGTCTATCTCGACCTGGCGCCCGTCGTCCTCGACGCGGGACGTGACGTCGAGCCCGCCGCACGCGAGTTGCTACGGCTCTACCAGGAGCGCGGGGTCGCCAAGGAGGCGGCGCGCGGCAACCTGGGAGCCGACCCGCTGGGCCACGAGGCCCGCACGGGAGACGGCGGGTTCGACTTCGCGCCCGTCGCCGCCCTCGCGGGGCTGTGCGCCGAGGAGTACCCGGGGCTGCGGGCACTGACCGTGGACGCGCTGCCGTACCACGAGGCCGGCGGCTCGGCGGCGCAGGAGCTGGGCAGTTCGCTGGCGACCGGCGTCGCCTACCTGCGGGAGCTGACCGAGGCGGGCCTGAGCGTCCAACAGGCCGTCGCCCAGTTGGAGTTCCGGTACGCGGCCACCGCCGACCAGTTCCTGACCATCGCCAAGCTGCGGGCGGCGCGCCGGCTCTGGGCGCGGGTCACCGAGGTCTGCGGGACCCCGGGCGGGCAGGTGCAGCACGCGGTGACCTCGCCGGTGATGATGTCCCGCCGCGATCCGTGGGTGAACATGCTGCGCACGACGGTCGCGACTCTGGCCGCCGGAGTGGGCGGCGCCGACGCCGTCACCGTGCTGCCCTTCGACCACGCCCTGGGTCTGCCGGACGCGTTCGCCCGGCGGATCGCCCGCAACACCTCGACCATCCTGGTCGAGGAGTCGCATCTGTCCCGGGTGATCGACCCGGCGGGCGGCTCCTGGTACGTGGAGCGGCTCACGGACGAACTCGCCCATGCGGGCTGGGAGTTCTTCCAGTGGATCGAGCGGGAGGGCGGCCAGGCGGCGGCCCTGCGCTCCGGGCGGCTCGGCGAGGACCTCGCCCGCACCTGGGAGGCGCGCAGCGCGAAGCTCGCCAAGCGGCGCGAACCCGTCACCGGGGTCAGCGAGTTCCCGAACCTCGCCGAACGCCTCGTAGAGCGCGCTCCCGCCCCCGTACCGCCGTCCGGCGGCCTGCCGCGGGTGCGGCGCGACGAGGCGTTCGAGGCGCTGCGGGCCCGGTCCGACGCCCACCTGGCGGCGACCGGTTCCCGGCCGCGGATCTTCCTGGCCGCCCTCGGCCCGGCCGCCGCGCACACCGCCCGCCTCACCTTCGCCTCGAACCTGTTCCAGGCGGGTGGCATCGAGCCCGTCACCGTGGGCGCCTTCGAGGACAGCGGCGCCACCGAGGTCTGCCTGTGCTCCAGCGACACGCTGTACGAGGAGCGGGCCGCGGAGGTCGCCGGGGAGCTGAAGGCGACGGGCGCCGGGCACGTGTTCCTCGCGGGCCGTCCCGGGCAGTACCCGGATGTCGATGCCTATGTCTTCGCGGGGTGCGACGCCGTCGCCGTGCTCTCCGCCACCCTCGACCGTATGGGAGTGTCCTGA
- the scpA gene encoding methylmalonyl-CoA mutase codes for MAARGIPDFSGIELGVPKADGGNDEWRSAVKKATGGADLLWETPEGIAVEPLYTGQDLEGLDFLGTYPGIAPYLRGPYPTMYVNQPWTIRQYAGFSTAEESNAFYRRNLAAGQKGLSVAFDLPTHRGYDSDHPRVTGDVGMAGVAIDSIYDMRQLFDGIPLDKMTVSMTMNGAVLPVLALYIVAAEEQGVPPEKLAGTIQNDILKEFMVRNTYIYPPKPSMRIISDIFAFTSQRMPRYNSISISGYHIQEAGATADLELAYTLADGVEYIRAGREAGMDVDAFAPRLSFFWAIGMNFFMEIAKMRAARLLWAKLVKQFDPQNAKSLSLRTHSQTSGWSLTAQDVFNNVTRTCVEAMAATQGHTQSLHTNALDEALALPTDFSARIARNTQLLIQQESGTTRVIDPWGGSAYVEKLTYDLARRAWQHIEEVEAAGGMAKAIDAGIPKLRIEEAAARTQARIDSGRQPVIGVNKYRVETDEQIDVLKVDNSSVRTQQIEKLRRLRAERDEQACQDALHALTRAAEGTGNLLELAVNAARAKATVGEISDALEKVYGRHAGQIRTISGVYRTEAGESPSVERTRTLVSSFEEAEGRRPRILVAKMGQDGHDRGQKVIATAFADLGFDVDVGPLFQTPGEVARQAVEADVHIVGVSSLAAGHLTLVPALRESLAEEGREDIMVVVGGVIPPQDVPTLLEMGAAAVFPPGTVIPDAAYDLVQRLSADLGHDL; via the coding sequence ATGGCAGCGAGGGGAATCCCCGACTTCTCCGGGATCGAGCTGGGGGTCCCGAAGGCCGACGGCGGGAACGACGAGTGGCGAAGCGCCGTCAAGAAGGCCACGGGCGGGGCCGATCTCCTGTGGGAGACCCCGGAGGGCATCGCGGTCGAGCCGCTGTACACCGGGCAGGACCTGGAGGGCCTGGACTTCCTGGGCACCTACCCGGGCATCGCCCCGTATCTGCGCGGCCCGTACCCGACGATGTACGTCAACCAGCCCTGGACGATCCGTCAGTACGCCGGCTTCTCCACTGCGGAGGAGTCCAACGCCTTCTACCGGCGCAATCTCGCGGCCGGCCAGAAGGGCCTGTCCGTCGCCTTCGACCTGCCCACCCATCGCGGCTACGACAGCGACCACCCGCGCGTGACCGGTGACGTCGGTATGGCGGGCGTGGCGATCGACTCGATCTACGACATGCGCCAGCTCTTCGACGGCATCCCGCTGGACAAGATGACCGTGTCGATGACCATGAACGGTGCGGTACTGCCCGTACTCGCGCTCTACATCGTGGCCGCCGAGGAGCAGGGTGTACCGCCCGAGAAATTGGCCGGGACCATCCAGAACGACATCCTCAAGGAGTTCATGGTCCGCAACACCTACATCTATCCGCCGAAGCCGTCGATGCGGATCATCTCCGACATCTTCGCCTTCACCTCGCAGCGGATGCCGCGTTACAACTCCATCTCCATCTCCGGGTACCACATCCAGGAGGCGGGCGCGACGGCCGACCTGGAGCTGGCGTACACGCTGGCCGACGGGGTGGAATACATCCGGGCGGGGCGGGAGGCGGGGATGGACGTGGACGCGTTCGCGCCCCGGCTCTCCTTCTTCTGGGCGATCGGCATGAACTTCTTCATGGAGATCGCCAAGATGCGGGCGGCGCGGCTGCTCTGGGCCAAGCTGGTCAAGCAGTTCGACCCACAGAACGCCAAGTCCCTTTCCCTGCGCACCCATTCCCAGACCTCCGGCTGGTCGCTGACCGCACAGGACGTGTTCAACAACGTCACGCGTACGTGTGTGGAGGCGATGGCGGCGACGCAGGGGCACACCCAGTCGCTGCACACCAACGCCCTCGACGAGGCGCTCGCCCTGCCCACCGACTTCTCGGCGCGCATCGCCCGCAACACCCAGCTGCTGATCCAGCAGGAGTCGGGCACGACACGGGTGATCGACCCCTGGGGTGGCAGCGCGTACGTCGAGAAGCTGACGTACGACCTCGCCCGCCGTGCCTGGCAGCACATCGAGGAGGTCGAGGCGGCGGGCGGCATGGCCAAGGCCATCGACGCGGGCATCCCCAAGCTGCGCATCGAGGAGGCGGCTGCCCGCACCCAGGCCCGGATCGACTCCGGACGCCAGCCGGTCATCGGCGTGAACAAGTACCGGGTGGAGACCGACGAGCAGATCGACGTCCTCAAGGTCGACAACTCCTCCGTGCGCACCCAACAGATCGAGAAGCTGCGGCGGCTGCGCGCGGAGCGCGACGAACAGGCGTGCCAGGACGCCCTGCACGCCCTGACCCGGGCTGCCGAAGGCACCGGCAATCTCCTGGAACTGGCGGTGAACGCGGCCCGCGCGAAGGCCACGGTCGGCGAGATCTCCGACGCCCTGGAGAAGGTGTACGGGCGGCACGCGGGCCAGATCCGTACGATCTCGGGTGTGTACCGCACCGAAGCCGGCGAGTCGCCGTCCGTCGAACGCACCCGCACCCTGGTGTCCTCCTTCGAGGAGGCCGAGGGCCGTCGGCCCCGCATCCTGGTCGCCAAGATGGGCCAGGACGGGCACGACCGCGGCCAGAAGGTGATCGCCACCGCCTTCGCCGACCTCGGCTTCGACGTCGACGTCGGCCCGCTGTTCCAGACCCCGGGCGAGGTGGCGCGCCAGGCCGTCGAGGCGGACGTGCACATCGTCGGGGTGTCCTCGCTGGCCGCCGGGCACCTCACCCTCGTACCGGCGCTCAGGGAGTCGCTCGCCGAGGAGGGCCGCGAGGACATCATGGTCGTGGTCGGCGGGGTGATCCCGCCGCAGGACGTGCCCACGCTCCTCGAGATGGGCGCGGCGGCCGTGTTCCCGCCCGGGACGGTGATCCCGGACGCGGCGTACGACCTGGTGCAGCGGCTGTCCGCCGACCTCGGCCACGACCTCTGA
- the meaB gene encoding methylmalonyl Co-A mutase-associated GTPase MeaB gives MAIDLDTYVKGVLDGRRALVARAITLVESTRPQHRALAQELLTELLPHSGKARRIGISGVPGVGKSTFIDAFGTLLTSLGYRVAVLAVDPSSSRTGGSILGDKTRMERLAVDPAAFVRPSPTAGTLGGVAKATRESIVVMEAAGYDVVLVETVGVGQSETAVANMVDSFLLLTLARTGDQLQGIKKGVLELADVIAVNKADGPHERDARGAARELAGALRLMHPVDAAWTPPVLSCSARESTGLDTVWERLEQHRTLLDSTGRLAAKRRDQQVDWTWTMVRDELLGRLHADAAVRALAPGLEQQVQDGELTATLAAERILGVFGGGRG, from the coding sequence ATGGCGATCGACCTCGACACCTATGTGAAGGGCGTACTCGACGGAAGGCGGGCACTGGTGGCGCGCGCCATCACGCTCGTGGAGTCGACGAGGCCCCAACACCGTGCCCTGGCACAGGAGTTGCTGACCGAGCTGCTGCCGCACAGCGGGAAGGCGCGGCGGATCGGCATCAGCGGCGTACCCGGTGTGGGCAAGTCGACGTTCATCGACGCGTTCGGCACGCTGCTCACCTCGCTCGGGTACCGGGTTGCGGTGCTCGCCGTCGATCCGTCGTCGAGTCGGACCGGCGGTTCGATCCTGGGTGACAAGACCCGGATGGAGCGCCTGGCCGTCGACCCGGCGGCCTTCGTACGCCCCTCCCCCACCGCGGGCACGCTCGGCGGGGTCGCGAAGGCGACCCGGGAGTCGATCGTGGTGATGGAGGCGGCGGGCTATGACGTGGTCCTGGTGGAGACGGTCGGCGTCGGCCAGTCCGAGACCGCGGTGGCGAACATGGTCGACTCCTTCCTGCTGCTGACTCTCGCCCGCACCGGGGACCAGTTGCAGGGCATCAAGAAGGGCGTCCTGGAACTGGCGGACGTCATCGCGGTCAACAAGGCGGACGGCCCGCACGAGCGGGACGCCCGTGGTGCGGCACGGGAGCTGGCGGGCGCGCTGCGGCTGATGCATCCCGTCGACGCCGCCTGGACGCCGCCGGTGCTGAGTTGCAGTGCCCGTGAGTCGACCGGTCTGGACACGGTGTGGGAGCGCCTCGAACAGCACCGCACGCTCCTCGACTCCACCGGCCGCCTCGCCGCCAAGCGCCGCGACCAGCAGGTGGACTGGACGTGGACGATGGTCCGCGACGAACTCCTCGGCCGCCTGCACGCCGACGCTGCCGTACGCGCCCTCGCCCCCGGCCTCGAACAACAGGTGCAGGACGGGGAGTTGACGGCCACGCTGGCCGCCGAGCGGATCCTGGGGGTGTTCGGCGGCGGGCGCGGCTGA
- a CDS encoding FAD binding domain-containing protein: MLLRLPTSVSEAQECMAEGAVPIGGATLIWATWQRDGFPEQAMSLRDLPEATMIGRERLGGAVILNRIDDRVPEALRRAAATVGTGAVRRTATVGGNIVGSTLRCLLPAALVLEARAVVLDPDSVYETDLTEVLAKGHLLLGLRWRDPITSAYRKLPGEAGGPPPLVVAAALHAVGTGGTRLRVAVRDGYDVLTEGTEYVAGSDSASDVEQVLDDLRRTAVGALHATAREAVDELVTDLVSRPTGR; encoded by the coding sequence GTGCTCTTGCGTCTACCCACATCCGTGTCCGAAGCACAGGAGTGCATGGCCGAGGGGGCGGTGCCCATAGGCGGGGCGACCCTGATATGGGCCACCTGGCAGCGGGACGGCTTCCCCGAGCAGGCCATGTCGCTGCGCGACCTGCCGGAAGCCACCATGATCGGCCGCGAGAGGCTGGGCGGGGCCGTGATACTGAACCGGATCGACGACCGCGTGCCCGAAGCACTGCGCCGGGCGGCCGCCACCGTGGGGACCGGAGCCGTGCGCCGCACGGCCACCGTCGGCGGCAACATCGTCGGGAGCACCCTGCGCTGTCTGCTGCCCGCCGCACTCGTGCTGGAAGCGCGCGCGGTGGTCCTGGATCCGGACAGCGTCTACGAGACCGACCTGACCGAGGTACTGGCCAAGGGCCACCTGCTGCTCGGCCTCCGCTGGCGCGATCCGATCACCAGCGCGTACCGCAAGCTGCCCGGCGAAGCGGGCGGTCCGCCACCACTGGTCGTCGCCGCCGCTCTGCACGCCGTCGGCACCGGGGGAACGCGCCTGCGCGTCGCCGTCCGCGACGGGTACGACGTACTCACCGAGGGCACCGAGTACGTCGCCGGTTCCGACTCGGCCTCCGACGTCGAACAGGTCCTCGACGACCTGCGTCGCACGGCTGTCGGCGCACTGCACGCCACGGCCCGGGAAGCGGTCGACGAACTGGTCACCGACCTCGTGTCCCGTCCCACCGGTCGTTGA